Proteins encoded in a region of the Pelmatolapia mariae isolate MD_Pm_ZW linkage group LG16_19, Pm_UMD_F_2, whole genome shotgun sequence genome:
- the crip2 gene encoding cysteine-rich protein 2: MASKCPKCEKTVYFAEKVSSLGKDWHKLCLKCDRCNKLLNAGGHAEHDGRPYCHKPCYAALFGPKGVNIGGAGSYVYDTPANNNVSPTSVDSASKAEEKRAYAPKAPSKAGSITTFSGEANLCPRCNKKVYFAEKVTSLGKDWHRPCLRCERCSKTLAAGSHAEHDGQPYCHKPCYAVLFGPKGVNTGGVGSYIYDKEPSAVTQP, encoded by the exons ATGGCCTCAAAGTGTCCTAAGTGCGAGAAGACGGTGTATTTCG CTGAAAAGGTGTCATCACTGGGGAAGGACTGGCACAAACTGTGCCTCAAATGCGACCGCTGCAACAAGCTGCTGAACGCCGGGGGCCACGCTGAG CACGACGGAAGGCCCTACTGCCACAAACCATGCTATGCTGCCCTCTTTGGGCCAAAAG GTGTGAACATTGGTGGAGCAGGTTCGTATGTGTATGATACTCCTGCCAACAACAACGTGTCTCCCACCAGTGTGGATTCAGCCTCCAAAGCTGAAGAGAAGCGTGCTTACGCACCCAAAGCACCATCAAAAG CTGGCAGCATCACCACTTTTTCTGGGGAGGCCAACCTGTGCCCTCGGTGCAACAAGAAGGTGTATTTTG CTGAGAAGGTGACATCACTGGGCAAGGACTGGCATCGGCCCTGTCTGCGCTGCGAGAGGTGCAGCAAGACCCTTGCTGCTGGCAGCCACGCAGAG CATGATGGCCAGCCCTACTGCCACAAACCATGCTATGCTGTTCTCTTTGGGCCCAAAG GTGTGAACACTGGTGGTGTGGGCAGCTACATCTATGACAAGGAGCCCAGTGCAGTGACCCAGCCTTGA